A genome region from Geobacter pickeringii includes the following:
- the icmF gene encoding fused isobutyryl-CoA mutase/GTPase IcmF, which translates to MHTTAAEPYQTTHKVRFVTATSLFDGHDASTNIIRRILQASGAEVIHLGHNRSVDEIVTAAIQEDAQGIAVSCYQGGHREFFKYIKDQLRERGAEQVRIFGGGGGVIIPDEIRELEAYGISKIFSPEDGRRMGLQGMINFMLKECDFAPQRNIDEEIAKLQQQDIRAVNTLITLAEQDVCDHSGGYGPLRERIRTMARPAPVVGVTGTGGAGKSSLTDELVRRFLRDFPDKSVAILAVDPSRQRTGGALLGDRIRMNAINTSKVYMRSLATRDSHSELSAAIADAIDVVKAAGFDLIIVETSGIGQGDARIVKIADVSLYVMTCEFGAPTQLEKIDMLDFADLIALNKFERKGAEDALRNVRKQYRRNRSLFEAPDEELPVFGTIAAQFNDPGTNVLYRALIDTLNAKMEVGLRSSLAITERESLKKYVIPPDRIHYLGEIVQAVRGYRRKVKEQAEIARRLFQLKGAREVVGDSPATDELDRQITLHDAKLHEEPKKILADWPCLKETYRRDQLVTRVRDKEIRSDLYTTTLSGTRIPKVCLPDFADWGEIVRWSMLENAPGLFPFTAGVFPFKRAEEDPKRQFAGEGSPERTNRRFHYLCKDDDAKRLSTAFDSVTLYGEDPDYPPDIYGKVGESGVSICTVEDMQKLYAGFDLCAPNTSVSITINGPAPMMLAFFFNAAIEQQVAAFREKNGRGPNDAEYAEIRSCTLQTVRGTVQADILKEDQGQNTCIFSTEFALRMMGDIQQYFIEQKVRNYYSVSISGYHIAEAGANPISQLAFTLSNGFTYVEYYLSRGMQIDDFAPNLSYFFSNGLDPEYTVIGRVARRIWAVVMREKYGANDRSQKLKYHIQTSGRSLHAQEMDFNDIRTTLQALMAIYDNCNSLHTNAYDEAVTTPTEESVRRAMAIQMIITREFGLARNENSCQGSFIIEELTDLVEEAVLAEFERIDQRGGVLGAMETQYQRSKIQDESMLYEHKKHSGELPIIGVNCFLNPRAGEEGYQVPGELARATTEEKEQQIANLRAFHDRNRDRAPVALRRLQEVAVGGGNIFAELMETTKVASLGQISHALYEVGGKYRRNM; encoded by the coding sequence ATGCATACCACTGCCGCTGAACCGTACCAGACCACCCACAAGGTCCGCTTTGTCACCGCCACGAGCCTCTTCGACGGCCACGACGCCTCCACCAACATCATCCGCCGCATCCTGCAGGCCTCCGGGGCTGAGGTGATCCACCTGGGGCACAACCGCTCGGTGGACGAGATCGTCACTGCAGCTATCCAGGAGGATGCCCAGGGGATCGCGGTCTCCTGCTACCAGGGGGGGCACCGGGAGTTCTTTAAGTACATCAAGGACCAGTTGCGGGAGCGGGGCGCGGAGCAGGTGCGGATCTTCGGCGGCGGTGGCGGAGTCATCATCCCGGACGAGATCCGGGAACTGGAGGCCTACGGCATCTCCAAAATCTTCTCCCCCGAGGATGGCCGGCGCATGGGATTGCAGGGGATGATCAACTTCATGCTCAAAGAGTGCGACTTCGCCCCCCAGCGGAATATCGACGAGGAGATTGCCAAGCTCCAGCAGCAGGATATCCGGGCGGTAAACACCCTCATCACCCTGGCGGAGCAGGATGTCTGCGACCATTCTGGCGGCTACGGCCCCCTGCGGGAGAGGATCAGAACCATGGCCCGCCCCGCGCCGGTGGTGGGGGTCACCGGTACGGGGGGCGCCGGCAAGAGCTCCCTCACCGACGAGCTGGTGCGCCGGTTCCTGCGGGATTTCCCCGACAAGAGCGTTGCCATCCTGGCGGTGGACCCGAGCCGCCAGCGGACCGGCGGGGCGCTCCTGGGGGACCGGATCCGGATGAACGCCATCAACACCAGCAAGGTCTACATGCGATCCCTGGCCACCCGGGATTCCCACTCGGAGCTCTCGGCCGCCATCGCGGACGCCATCGACGTGGTGAAGGCCGCCGGTTTCGACCTGATCATCGTGGAGACCAGCGGCATCGGCCAGGGGGATGCGCGGATTGTGAAGATCGCCGACGTCTCCCTCTACGTCATGACCTGTGAGTTCGGGGCGCCGACCCAGCTGGAGAAGATCGACATGCTCGACTTCGCCGATCTCATCGCCCTCAACAAGTTCGAGCGAAAAGGGGCCGAGGATGCCCTGCGCAACGTGCGCAAGCAGTACCGGCGCAACCGTAGCCTCTTCGAGGCGCCCGACGAGGAACTGCCGGTCTTCGGCACCATCGCCGCCCAGTTCAACGATCCCGGCACCAACGTTCTCTACCGGGCACTCATCGACACCCTGAACGCGAAGATGGAGGTCGGGCTTCGGTCGAGCCTGGCCATCACCGAGCGGGAAAGCCTGAAAAAGTACGTCATCCCGCCGGACCGGATTCACTACCTGGGGGAGATCGTTCAGGCCGTGCGGGGGTACCGCAGGAAGGTGAAAGAGCAGGCAGAGATCGCCCGGCGGCTCTTCCAGCTGAAGGGAGCCCGGGAGGTGGTGGGCGATTCGCCGGCCACGGACGAACTGGACCGCCAGATCACCCTCCATGACGCGAAGCTCCACGAAGAGCCGAAAAAGATCCTCGCCGACTGGCCCTGCCTGAAGGAGACCTACCGCCGGGATCAGCTGGTGACCAGGGTGCGCGACAAGGAGATCCGGAGCGACCTTTACACCACCACCCTCTCCGGCACCCGCATCCCCAAGGTCTGCCTCCCCGACTTCGCCGACTGGGGGGAGATCGTCCGCTGGTCCATGCTGGAAAACGCGCCGGGGCTCTTCCCCTTCACCGCCGGGGTCTTCCCCTTCAAGCGGGCCGAGGAGGACCCCAAGCGCCAGTTCGCCGGCGAAGGGTCGCCGGAGCGGACCAACCGCCGCTTCCACTACCTCTGCAAGGATGACGACGCCAAGCGGCTCTCCACCGCCTTCGACAGCGTCACCCTCTACGGCGAGGACCCGGACTACCCCCCCGACATCTACGGCAAGGTGGGGGAGAGCGGGGTCTCCATCTGCACCGTGGAGGACATGCAGAAGCTCTACGCCGGCTTTGACCTCTGCGCCCCCAACACCAGCGTCTCCATAACCATCAATGGCCCGGCCCCCATGATGCTCGCCTTCTTCTTCAACGCCGCCATCGAGCAGCAGGTGGCCGCCTTCCGGGAGAAGAACGGCCGTGGGCCCAACGACGCCGAGTACGCCGAGATCAGAAGCTGCACCCTCCAGACCGTGCGCGGCACGGTGCAGGCCGACATCCTCAAGGAGGACCAGGGGCAGAACACCTGCATCTTCTCCACCGAGTTCGCCCTCCGGATGATGGGGGACATCCAGCAGTACTTCATCGAGCAGAAGGTGCGGAACTACTACTCCGTCTCCATCAGCGGCTACCACATTGCCGAGGCGGGGGCTAACCCCATCTCCCAGTTGGCCTTCACCCTCTCCAACGGCTTCACCTACGTGGAGTACTACCTCTCCCGGGGGATGCAGATCGACGATTTCGCCCCGAACCTCTCCTACTTCTTCAGTAACGGCCTCGACCCGGAGTACACGGTCATCGGCCGGGTGGCGCGGCGCATCTGGGCGGTGGTCATGCGGGAGAAGTACGGCGCCAACGACCGGAGCCAGAAGCTCAAATACCACATCCAGACCAGCGGCCGCTCCCTCCACGCCCAGGAGATGGATTTCAACGACATCCGCACGACGCTTCAGGCGCTCATGGCCATTTACGACAACTGCAATTCGCTGCACACCAACGCCTATGACGAGGCGGTCACCACCCCCACCGAGGAGTCGGTGCGCCGGGCCATGGCAATCCAGATGATCATCACCCGGGAGTTCGGCCTGGCGCGGAACGAGAATTCCTGCCAGGGATCGTTCATCATCGAGGAGCTGACCGACCTGGTGGAAGAGGCGGTGCTGGCGGAGTTCGAGCGGATCGACCAGCGGGGGGGGGTCCTGGGCGCCATGGAGACCCAGTACCAGCGGAGCAAGATCCAGGACGAGTCCATGCTCTACGAGCACAAGAAGCACAGCGGCGAGCTCCCCATCATCGGGGTCAACTGTTTCCTCAACCCCCGGGCCGGCGAGGAGGGGTACCAGGTGCCGGGGGAGCTGGCCCGGGCCACCACGGAGGAAAAGGAACAGCAGATCGCCAACCTGCGCGCCTTCCACGACCGGAACCGCGACCGGGCGCCGGTGGCCTTGAGGCGGCTCCAGGAGGTGGCGGTGGGGGGCGGCAACATCTTTGCCGAGCTCATGGAGACCACGAAAGTGGCGTCCCTGGGGCAGATCAGTCATGCCCTTTACGAGGTGGGGGGAAAGTACCGGCGGAACATGTGA
- a CDS encoding DUF6125 family protein, which produces MAETDERYAVPSAVPGDEGVRLLSALSREELVKIIVDDAKNWLAHDGLWFQAVERRYGIDVAIDADIEAWRSFTVIEAKRIMERLGMQPGGGIPALVECLRHRLYARLNLQDVIEQSDDRVVFRMLDCRVQSARKRKGLADFPCKEVGKVEYAEFARTVDPRIQTRCIACPPDAHPDAFWCAWEFTLGG; this is translated from the coding sequence ATGGCTGAGACCGATGAAAGATACGCCGTTCCGTCGGCGGTGCCGGGGGACGAGGGGGTCAGGCTCCTCTCCGCTCTTTCCCGGGAAGAACTGGTGAAGATCATCGTCGATGACGCCAAGAACTGGCTCGCCCACGACGGCCTCTGGTTCCAGGCGGTGGAGCGTCGCTACGGCATCGACGTGGCCATCGACGCCGATATCGAGGCGTGGCGCTCGTTCACGGTCATCGAGGCCAAACGGATCATGGAGCGGCTGGGGATGCAGCCCGGCGGCGGGATACCCGCCCTGGTGGAGTGCCTCAGGCACCGGCTCTACGCCCGGCTCAATCTCCAGGACGTGATCGAGCAGAGCGACGACCGGGTCGTCTTCAGGATGCTCGACTGCCGGGTCCAGTCGGCCCGGAAGCGCAAGGGGCTTGCCGACTTCCCCTGTAAGGAGGTGGGGAAGGTCGAATACGCCGAGTTCGCCCGGACGGTCGATCCGCGTATTCAGACCCGGTGCATCGCCTGTCCGCCGGACGCCCACCCGGATGCCTTCTGGTGCGCCTGGGAGTTCACCCTGGGAGGGTGA
- a CDS encoding solute symporter family protein has translation MLGKALSALMLSLLLTTGVLAAEPAKEAPTAPATGAAPAVATQPAPGARKEAPQSAAAPAAPVKVKPNRAITISMFMAIIAVTLCVVVWAARQTTSAADFYAAGGGITGLQNGWAIAGDYMSAASFLGMSGLISLYGIDGFMYAVGPMFSFIAILLVVAEPCRNAGKFTLGDILSFRAAPKTVRGVAAISTVTVSLFYLIAQMVGAGKLMQVLLDIPYRVSVVGVGVLMVGYVVFGGMKATTWVQIIKAGLLMTGTVLLAILVMVKAGMNPLGFFSDIVGSPLIQDHVRMNVLKDAVPKPGFDYGQRFLEPGLFLKNPLDQISLGIAWALGAAGLPHILMRFFTVPSAKEARKSIVVALFINSTFFFLINLIGFGAALYLTPQLISSVDKGGNMATLLLAQKLGGGAGSLGGDLFLAFICAVAFATILAVVSGLVLAASAAIAHDIYVNIIRDGKADQRVQVRTAKITSLCVGVAAIFMGLAAEKENVVALVALAFAVAASGNFPAVMLSLFWKRFNTAGIVCALVVGTVSAIGLVMVSPNMTYPQKIADDAKKAIVTLEKKQAEAGMLAAKDLAALEKARADFRKNDGGTSMVGLKAPLFPLKNPGIVSLPLGLLAAIVGALLFRDRRAEEMFDEIEVRQITGLGIAKASDH, from the coding sequence ATGCTTGGTAAGGCACTGTCGGCACTGATGCTTTCGCTGCTTTTGACAACGGGGGTCCTGGCCGCCGAACCGGCAAAGGAGGCTCCAACGGCTCCTGCGACGGGAGCTGCTCCGGCGGTCGCAACGCAACCGGCGCCGGGCGCCCGGAAGGAAGCCCCCCAATCCGCTGCGGCTCCCGCCGCACCCGTCAAGGTGAAACCCAACCGGGCCATCACCATCTCCATGTTCATGGCGATCATTGCCGTGACCCTCTGTGTCGTTGTCTGGGCCGCCAGACAGACCACCTCCGCGGCCGACTTCTACGCCGCCGGCGGCGGAATCACCGGCCTGCAGAACGGCTGGGCCATCGCCGGCGATTACATGTCGGCGGCATCGTTTCTCGGCATGTCAGGGCTCATCTCCCTCTACGGGATCGACGGCTTCATGTATGCGGTGGGGCCGATGTTCTCATTCATCGCCATCCTCCTGGTGGTGGCCGAACCGTGCCGCAACGCGGGGAAATTCACCCTGGGCGACATCCTCTCCTTCCGCGCCGCCCCCAAGACGGTCCGCGGCGTGGCGGCGATCTCCACGGTGACGGTGTCGCTCTTCTACCTTATCGCCCAGATGGTCGGGGCCGGCAAGCTGATGCAGGTCCTCCTCGACATCCCCTACCGGGTGTCGGTGGTCGGCGTCGGCGTGCTGATGGTGGGGTACGTGGTCTTCGGCGGTATGAAAGCGACCACCTGGGTGCAGATCATCAAGGCGGGGCTCCTGATGACCGGGACGGTGCTCCTTGCCATCCTCGTCATGGTGAAGGCCGGGATGAATCCCCTCGGCTTCTTCTCCGACATCGTCGGCAGCCCCCTGATCCAGGACCACGTCCGGATGAACGTCCTGAAGGACGCCGTGCCGAAGCCCGGCTTCGACTACGGCCAGCGCTTCCTGGAGCCCGGCCTCTTCCTCAAGAACCCCCTCGACCAGATCTCCCTCGGGATCGCCTGGGCCCTGGGGGCGGCGGGGCTTCCCCACATCCTGATGCGGTTCTTCACCGTCCCCAGCGCCAAGGAGGCCCGCAAGTCGATCGTCGTCGCCCTCTTCATCAACTCCACCTTCTTCTTCCTTATCAACCTCATCGGCTTCGGCGCCGCACTCTACCTCACGCCGCAGCTCATCAGCTCCGTCGACAAGGGGGGGAACATGGCGACCCTCCTCCTGGCCCAGAAACTGGGGGGCGGGGCCGGCTCCCTCGGGGGTGACCTCTTTCTCGCCTTCATCTGCGCCGTCGCCTTCGCCACCATCCTGGCGGTGGTCTCGGGGCTCGTGCTCGCCGCATCGGCCGCCATCGCCCACGACATCTACGTGAACATCATCCGGGACGGCAAGGCTGACCAGCGGGTCCAGGTCCGTACCGCCAAGATCACCTCCCTCTGCGTCGGCGTCGCCGCCATCTTCATGGGGCTCGCCGCCGAGAAGGAGAATGTCGTCGCCCTCGTCGCCCTCGCCTTCGCCGTGGCCGCCTCCGGCAACTTCCCGGCGGTCATGCTGTCGCTCTTCTGGAAACGGTTCAACACCGCCGGCATCGTCTGCGCCCTGGTGGTGGGGACGGTGAGCGCCATTGGCCTCGTCATGGTCTCCCCCAACATGACCTATCCGCAGAAGATCGCCGATGATGCGAAAAAGGCCATCGTGACCCTCGAAAAGAAGCAGGCCGAAGCGGGGATGCTGGCCGCGAAGGATCTCGCGGCCCTGGAGAAGGCCCGGGCCGACTTCCGGAAGAACGACGGCGGTACCTCCATGGTAGGCCTCAAGGCCCCGCTCTTCCCCCTGAAGAACCCCGGCATCGTCTCCCTCCCCCTGGGGCTTCTGGCCGCCATTGTCGGGGCGTTGCTCTTCCGTGACCGGAGGGCCGAGGAGATGTTCGACGAGATCGAGGTGCGGCAGATCACCGGCCTCGGCATCGCCAAGGCGTCGGATCACTAG
- a CDS encoding DUF485 domain-containing protein, whose translation MAASYRWSEIAQNPKYLELKRKKRVFLFGWWGAASAFYFLLPVLSGYFPELFKMKVIGVINFGYLFILSQFVAAFCVAIIYTRVANNEFDRLTEQLVKEIQ comes from the coding sequence ATGGCGGCAAGCTACCGATGGAGTGAAATCGCGCAAAATCCGAAATATCTGGAACTGAAGCGGAAAAAGCGGGTCTTTCTGTTTGGCTGGTGGGGTGCGGCGTCGGCTTTCTATTTTCTGCTGCCGGTTCTGTCGGGGTACTTCCCCGAACTGTTCAAGATGAAGGTCATCGGCGTCATCAACTTCGGCTATCTCTTCATCCTGTCCCAGTTTGTCGCCGCGTTCTGCGTGGCGATCATCTACACCCGCGTGGCCAATAACGAATTCGACCGGTTGACTGAGCAGCTGGTAAAGGAAATCCAGTGA
- a CDS encoding MerR family transcriptional regulator — translation MPTTEQTEELISIGDIAKKLGLTTRTLRYWEEVNIIEASPRSEGGNRFYTPYTVRRMRFILKLKELGLTIKEMQDLYVAYGNAKRTEIMIPRLIEILDVHINKVDEKMERLASLRKDIVDYRLKMIEKLHSSES, via the coding sequence ATGCCCACCACCGAACAGACCGAGGAGCTTATCTCCATCGGTGACATCGCAAAGAAGCTCGGCCTCACGACCCGGACACTCCGCTACTGGGAGGAGGTCAACATTATCGAGGCCTCGCCCCGCTCCGAAGGCGGGAACCGCTTTTACACCCCCTACACGGTGCGGCGGATGAGGTTCATCCTCAAGCTCAAGGAACTCGGCCTGACGATCAAGGAGATGCAGGACCTCTACGTCGCCTACGGAAACGCCAAGCGGACCGAAATCATGATTCCGCGCCTGATCGAAATCCTCGACGTCCACATCAATAAAGTGGATGAGAAGATGGAGCGTCTCGCCTCCCTGCGCAAGGACATCGTCGATTACCGCCTGAAGATGATCGAGAAGTTGCATTCGAGCGAATCCTAG
- a CDS encoding DUF2155 domain-containing protein — translation MVAVAGCKKQDEKKAEQAASPQGQGPTKKESVVAVPESVKGKWKAVKIAVTDKTVNKESVYTVTIGSEFTIPDSNLAIKVETFLPHFTMDGTTLTSQSNEPKNPAAQIRIMEGGKEVFKGWLFSLYPTTHAFNHPKYGFTLVDFVPAS, via the coding sequence ATGGTCGCGGTCGCAGGGTGCAAGAAGCAGGACGAGAAGAAGGCGGAACAGGCTGCTTCTCCCCAGGGACAGGGACCGACGAAGAAAGAATCAGTTGTTGCCGTCCCGGAAAGTGTCAAGGGGAAGTGGAAAGCGGTAAAGATTGCGGTCACTGACAAGACTGTCAACAAGGAGTCGGTTTACACCGTGACCATTGGTTCGGAGTTCACGATTCCAGACAGCAATCTGGCCATAAAGGTTGAAACGTTCCTGCCGCATTTCACGATGGACGGCACGACGCTCACCTCCCAGTCCAATGAGCCGAAGAATCCCGCAGCACAGATTCGGATCATGGAAGGGGGGAAGGAAGTCTTCAAGGGGTGGCTCTTCTCCCTGTATCCGACCACCCACGCGTTTAACCATCCCAAGTACGGATTTACGCTGGTCGACTTCGTTCCCGCCAGCTAG
- the serS gene encoding serine--tRNA ligase, with the protein MLDPKHLRENLESVEQRLATRGGAVTLDRFRDLDSRRRELLRDAESLKAVRNAASEEISRIKDKSEAQPRIAEMREVSARIKVLDEELRGVDDELQAVLLTIPNIPHESVPVGASEADNREVRKWGEVPRFGFTPKPHWEVGEGLGILDFERGAKLTGARFTLYRGAGARLERALINFMLDLHTERHGYLETLPPFMVNRESMTGTGQLPKFEEDLFRLSDTDYYLIPTAEVPVTNIHRGEILKGAELPLSYTAYTPCFRKEAGSYGKDVRGLIRQHQFNKVELVKFAHPSTSYDELERLLADAEEVLRLLGLHYRVMELCTGDMGFSAAKTYDIEVWLPAQDTYREISSCSNFEDFQARRASIRFREDDKAKPEFVHTLNGSGLAVGRTLVAILENYQQEDGAVMVPEALRPYMGGCEFIR; encoded by the coding sequence ATGCTTGACCCCAAACACCTGCGGGAGAATCTCGAATCCGTCGAACAGCGTCTCGCCACCCGTGGCGGCGCGGTGACCCTTGACCGGTTCCGAGATCTGGACTCCCGCCGTCGCGAGCTCCTCAGGGATGCCGAATCCCTCAAGGCGGTGCGCAACGCCGCGTCCGAGGAGATCAGCCGGATCAAGGACAAGAGCGAGGCCCAGCCCCGCATCGCCGAGATGCGTGAGGTCTCCGCCAGGATCAAGGTTCTTGACGAGGAACTCCGGGGGGTCGATGACGAGCTCCAGGCGGTCCTCCTGACGATCCCCAATATCCCCCACGAGTCGGTCCCTGTCGGCGCCTCCGAGGCCGACAACCGCGAGGTGCGGAAGTGGGGAGAGGTTCCCCGGTTCGGATTCACCCCCAAACCCCACTGGGAGGTGGGCGAAGGGCTCGGCATCCTCGATTTCGAGCGGGGGGCCAAGCTCACCGGGGCACGCTTCACCCTGTACCGCGGTGCCGGCGCCCGCCTCGAGCGCGCCCTCATCAACTTCATGCTCGACCTCCATACGGAGCGCCATGGCTACCTGGAGACCCTCCCCCCCTTCATGGTGAACCGCGAGAGCATGACCGGCACCGGTCAGCTCCCCAAGTTCGAGGAAGACCTCTTCCGTCTCTCCGATACCGACTACTACCTGATCCCCACCGCCGAGGTGCCGGTCACCAATATCCACCGCGGCGAGATTCTGAAGGGGGCGGAGCTTCCCCTTTCCTATACCGCCTACACCCCCTGCTTCCGCAAGGAGGCGGGCTCCTACGGCAAGGATGTGCGGGGGTTGATCCGTCAGCACCAGTTCAACAAGGTGGAACTGGTCAAGTTTGCCCATCCGTCCACCTCCTATGACGAGCTGGAGCGGCTTCTGGCCGATGCCGAGGAGGTGCTTCGCCTGCTCGGACTCCATTACCGGGTGATGGAGCTCTGCACCGGCGATATGGGGTTCTCGGCCGCCAAGACCTATGACATCGAGGTGTGGCTGCCGGCCCAGGACACCTACCGGGAGATCTCGTCGTGCAGTAACTTTGAGGATTTCCAGGCGCGCCGGGCTTCCATACGCTTCCGTGAGGACGACAAGGCGAAGCCTGAGTTTGTCCATACGCTGAACGGGTCGGGGCTGGCCGTTGGCCGCACCTTGGTTGCCATCCTTGAGAATTATCAGCAGGAGGATGGGGCCGTCATGGTGCCCGAGGCGCTGAGACCCTATATGGGGGGATGTGAGTTCATCCGGTAG
- a CDS encoding CapA family protein translates to MRLPRQIVASLVILLALPAFGSEGVVVTCVGDIMLAGSATSTLARTGYDYPFARTAPELRRGDIAMGNLEAPFTTRGSEFRDKTYRFRVDPAAAAALKRAGFSVLTLANNHMMDYGDAGLRDTLATLSRCGIAHTGAGESLTEARQETVVAVRGQRVAFLAYSLTYPAEFYAGADRPGTAPGYAPHVREDIRRARARADYVVVSFHWGAERAEFPKQYQMETGRAAIDAGADAVIGHHPHVLQGIEFYRGKPILYSLGNFAFGSRSTAADRSVMARLTLSDAGCTVELIPLNVLHRETRYRPEILAGPRGAEVVARLNWLSRTFGTVISDSEGRFTARAPGSDLRIVAR, encoded by the coding sequence ATGCGACTGCCCCGACAGATTGTCGCCTCCCTTGTGATCCTCCTCGCCCTTCCCGCCTTCGGCAGCGAGGGGGTCGTCGTCACCTGCGTCGGCGACATCATGCTCGCCGGCAGCGCCACGTCGACCCTCGCCCGGACAGGGTACGACTACCCCTTCGCCAGGACCGCACCGGAGCTTCGGCGGGGAGACATCGCCATGGGGAACCTGGAGGCCCCCTTCACCACGCGGGGGAGCGAGTTCCGGGACAAGACCTACCGCTTCCGGGTCGACCCGGCCGCCGCAGCGGCATTGAAGCGGGCGGGCTTCTCGGTCCTCACCCTGGCCAACAATCACATGATGGATTACGGCGACGCGGGGCTCCGGGATACCCTGGCGACCCTCTCCCGCTGCGGCATTGCCCATACCGGCGCCGGAGAGTCACTGACCGAGGCCCGCCAGGAAACGGTGGTCGCCGTCCGAGGGCAGCGGGTCGCCTTTCTTGCCTATTCCCTCACCTATCCGGCCGAGTTCTACGCCGGTGCGGACCGGCCCGGCACCGCCCCCGGTTACGCCCCCCACGTGCGGGAGGACATCCGGCGGGCGCGGGCCAGGGCCGATTACGTGGTGGTGTCGTTCCACTGGGGAGCGGAGCGGGCGGAATTTCCGAAGCAGTATCAGATGGAGACAGGCCGGGCGGCCATCGACGCCGGCGCCGACGCGGTCATCGGCCATCACCCCCATGTGTTGCAGGGTATCGAGTTCTACCGGGGAAAGCCGATCCTGTACAGTCTCGGCAACTTTGCCTTCGGCAGCCGGAGCACCGCCGCCGACCGGAGCGTCATGGCGCGGCTGACCCTCTCCGACGCCGGGTGCACGGTGGAGCTTATCCCCCTGAACGTCCTTCACCGGGAAACCCGCTACCGGCCCGAGATCCTTGCGGGGCCCAGGGGAGCGGAGGTAGTGGCACGGCTGAACTGGCTCTCCCGAACCTTCGGCACCGTGATTTCGGATTCAGAGGGACGCTTCACCGCCAGGGCACCCGGCTCCGACCTGCGCATCGTCGCCCGCTGA
- the thpR gene encoding RNA 2',3'-cyclic phosphodiesterase has product MRLFVAIDLPDGVKQSVADLCRGVPGVRWLPPEQLHLTLRFIGEADEAVDGAIRRGLAAIVSPPFPLALRGVGCFPSPRRPRVLWVGLGGSDPLHRLQQAVEAAVNGAGVPAEERPFSPHITLARLREHGETGIAPFLARNASFQGEPFTVDAFYLYSSILTPQGAIHRREASYPLAG; this is encoded by the coding sequence ATGCGCCTGTTCGTGGCAATCGATCTTCCCGACGGGGTCAAACAGTCGGTGGCGGATCTCTGCCGAGGGGTCCCCGGGGTGCGGTGGCTGCCACCGGAGCAGCTCCACCTCACCCTCCGCTTCATCGGCGAGGCCGACGAGGCCGTGGACGGGGCGATCCGCCGCGGCCTGGCAGCCATCGTCTCCCCCCCCTTCCCCCTCGCCCTCCGGGGAGTGGGCTGCTTTCCCTCGCCCCGGCGTCCGCGGGTGCTCTGGGTGGGGCTCGGCGGGAGCGACCCTCTCCATCGGCTCCAGCAGGCGGTAGAAGCGGCGGTGAACGGGGCGGGGGTTCCCGCGGAGGAGCGCCCGTTCTCCCCCCACATCACCCTGGCACGCCTGAGGGAACACGGGGAGACCGGAATCGCCCCCTTCCTGGCGCGAAACGCCTCCTTTCAGGGTGAACCGTTCACGGTCGACGCATTTTACCTCTACTCCAGCATCCTGACCCCCCAGGGGGCCATTCACCGGCGCGAGGCGAGCTACCCCCTTGCGGGGTGA